In one window of Prionailurus bengalensis isolate Pbe53 chromosome B3, Fcat_Pben_1.1_paternal_pri, whole genome shotgun sequence DNA:
- the SRP14 gene encoding signal recognition particle 14 kDa protein produces MVLLESEQFLTELTRLFQKCRLSGSVFITLKKYDGRTKPIPRKGSVEGFEPSDNKCLLRATDGKKKISTVVSSKEVNKFQMAYSNLLRANMDGLKKRDKKSKSKKSKAAQ; encoded by the exons ATGGTGCTGCTGGAGAGCGAGCAG TTCCTGACGGAGCTGACCAGACTCTTCCAGAAGTGCCGGTTGTCGGGCAGCGTGTTCATCACCTTGAAGAAGT ATGACGGTCGAACGAAACCCATTCCAAGGAAAGGTTCTGTGGAGGGCTTTGAGCCCTCCGACAACAAGTGTCTGTTAAGAGCTACTGATGGGAAAAAGAAGATCAGCACCGTG gTGAGCTCCAAAGAAGTGAACAAGTTCCAGATG GCTTACTCCAACCTACTGAGAGCTAACATGGATGGGCTGAAGAAGAGGGACAAAAAGAGCAAGAGTAAGAAGAGCAAAGCAGCACAGTGA